A genomic window from Triticum urartu cultivar G1812 chromosome 7, Tu2.1, whole genome shotgun sequence includes:
- the LOC125518652 gene encoding uncharacterized membrane protein At1g75140-like encodes MAHRAPAALLLLLVAVAAAASGEGPASEVVVGEETAEAGMLGQLARLEAVAESLARSVRALEAALARSAGPGPPPPAQPQQQQQEEVAVSDAVAEEAPGGGGAGRRAPQGVAVTKRRPLWSERFVFAAAVRLGDGAHAAAQAALPYEDADGLTKYFAVGDSLGRVFVFSAAGDALLELGLPPGESSSSPSSPVTALLAYLSPRRADCLLFAGHADGSIAAHRLTESSPHGDDWLTLAAASSRLLVRGLDGAPVLHLEAHHAGRSRYVLSCDAGRRIRVFTENGTLYGTAIASSTPLAFVKQRLLFLTEAGAASLDLRSMTVRETPCEGLAEALNGSRPRSYSFDPSERFKAYGFTDAGDLVHVLLMGDVANLKCRVRAVKKAEVDSPVAIQTIKGYLLVASQDKIMVYNTSSQYYGRVGAPRPLFTTAIRDIKAVFAGSSAVMSAAPAGKPLIAADREKLVILGLGDGYIAIYRSNFPVYKPESNAVVWSGPALLFLLFLIGIWQVYVKKKDSLGWTPEETFNTSVTAPTGSILNHPASERAFADSTTRAADRSYVDGTTRASDRSYVDATARSTDRGYAEATRAVDLRGGALRSAPRRYVSPTRYAGAAGIPYRPVSAEPGLRGATPELKYRGPGMEPPGFPKKRETLFSNNQAVVDDHVE; translated from the coding sequence ATGGCCCACCGCGCCCCCGCCGCGCTCCTCCTCCtgctcgtcgccgtcgccgccgccgcgtcgGGGGAGGGGCCGGCGTCGGAGGTGGTGGTTGGGGAGGAGACGGCGGAGGCGGGGATGCTGGGGCAGCTCGCGCGGCTGGAGGCGGTCGCGGAGTCGCTCGCCAGGTCCGTGCGCGCGCTGGAGGCCGCGCTCGCCAGATCCGCGGGCCCGGGGCCGCCCCCGCCCGCGCagccgcagcagcagcagcaggaggaggTGGCGGTCTCCGACGCCGTGGCGGAGGAGGCGCCGGGCGGGGGCGGAGCGGGGCGGCGGGCCCCGCAGGGCGTGGCGGTGACCAAGCGCCGGCCTTTGTGGTCCGAGCGGTTCGTCTTCGCCGCGGCCGTGCGGCTCGGGGACGGCGCGCACGCGGCCGCCCAGGCCGCGCTGCCCTACGAGGACGCCGACGGCCTCACCAAGTACTTCGCCGTCGGCGACTCCCTCGGCCGCGTCTTCGTCTTCTCCGCCGCGGGGGACGCGCTGCTCGAGCTCGGCCTGCCCCCCGGCGAGTCCTCCTCCAGCCCATCCTCCCCGGTGACCGCCCTGCTCGCCTACCTCTCCCCGCGCCGCGCCGACTGCCTGCTCTTCGCGGGCCACGCGGACGGCTCCATCGCGGCGCACCGGCTCACCGAGTCCTCCCCGCACGGCGACGACTGGCTCACCCTCGCCGCGGCCTCCTCGCGGCTCCTCGTGCGCGGCCTCGACGGCGCCCCGGTCCTCCACCTCGAGGCGCACCACGCGGGGCGGTCCCGCTACGTGCTCTCCTGCGACGCCGGCCGCCGCATCCGCGTCTTCACCGAGAACGGCACGCTCTACGGCACCGCCATCGCCTCCTCCACGCCGCTCGCCTTCGTCAAGCAGCGCCTCCTCTTCCTCACCGAGGCCGGCGCCGCCTCGCTCGACCTCCGCTCCATGACCGTCCGGGAGACGCCCTGCGAGGGCCTCGCCGAGGCGCTCAACGGCTCCCGCCCCAGGTCCTACTCCTTCGACCCTTCCGAGCGCTTCAAGGCCTACGGCTTCACCGACGCCGGCGACCTCGTGCACGTCCTGCTCATGGGCGACGTTGCCAACCTCAAGTGCCGGGTCCGGGCCGTCAAGAAGGCGGAGGTCGACAGCCCTGTTGCGATACAGACCATCAAAGGTTACCTCTTGGTGGCCAGCCAGGACAAGATCATGGTGTACAACACCTCGTCTCAGTACTATGGGAGGGTCGGGGCGCCCCGGCCGCTGTTCACCACTGCCATTAGGGACATCAAGGCTGTGTTTGCGGGTTCTAGCGCCGTCATGTCAGCCGCACCAGCTGGGAAACCTCTTATTGCCGCGGACCGTGAGAAGCTCGTCATCTTGGGGCTTGGGGATGGTTACATCGCCATATACCGTTCCAACTTCCCGGTGTACAAGCCGGAGAGCAATGCTGTTGTGTGGAGTGGCCCGGCGCtgctcttcctcctcttcttgaTTGGCATCTGGCAAGTCTATGTGAAGAAGAAGGATTCGTTGGGATGGACACCGGAGGAGACGTTTAACACCTCGGTCACAGCTCCTACAGGGAGCATCTTGAATCATCCAGCCAGTGAGCGAGCATTCGCAGACAGCACGACAAGAGCTGCTGATCGAAGCTATGTGGATGGCACGACCAGAGCAAGCGACAGAAGCTATGTGGATGCCACTGCAAGATCTACTGACCGAGGCTATGCTGAGGCTACCAGGGCTGTGGACCTACGCGGCGGGGCGTTGAGAAGTGCTCCGAGAAGGTACGTGTCCCCTACTAGGTATGCAGGGGCAGCCGGTATTCCGTATCGACCTGTTTCGGCCGAGCCCGGGCTTAGAGGAGCCACTCCAGAGCTGAAGTACCGAGGCCCAGGTATGGAGCCCCCTGGTTTCCCCAAGAAAAGGGAGACATTGTTCTCGAACAACCAAGCCGTAGTAGATGATCACGTCGAATGA
- the LOC125520430 gene encoding phosphoglucan, water dikinase, chloroplastic-like, with protein sequence MTTPMASLDPSLATAAARPRLAALPPPSAAAALLVPRSGALLPARRRRSGRFSCRAGSAPSEITKEKNRADPSKSGSVLLQVCLQHQVKYGEHVGIIGSAKELGAWKQHVKLDWSEDGWVCQLELPGEAAVEFKFVIVSKGGNDKTWEGGDNRAIQLPKGGTLDIVCNWDKTEEPLGPSGTPKVDRAPKHAAPQTVGDVSAANLAPETDSSSFGGQWQGSEAVFMRSNEHGNKSSDRMWDTAGLGGMALKLVEGDKSSKNWWQKLDLVRRLVSEPVDDQSRLEALICSAIYLKWIYTGQISCSEDGGHYRPNKHAEISRQIFRELEKMYYTKGISPEDVLVIRKIHPCLPSFKSEFTATVPLTRIRDIAHRNDIPHELKQEIKHTIQNKLHRSAGPEDLVATEAMLTRITKNPGEYNGAFVEQFQIFYSELKDFFNAGSLFEQLESIKESLNDSGLEALSSFVKTKQSLDQVDAANIQVVMKTLQSLSSLRSVLMKGLESGLRNDATDAGIAMRQKWRLCEIGLEDYSFVLLSRYINGLEASGGSASLAQCVAGNTSVWDDTLDALIIGVNQVGFSGWKPEECIAIGNELLSWKKEGLCESEGSEDGKYIWALRLKATLDRARRLTEEYSEALLSVFPENVKVLGNALGIPENSVRTYTEAEIRAGVIFQVSKLCTVLLKAVRVVIGSSGWDVLVPGVAHGALIQVSSGTMQESRKILAISFRMFCCHVGMMLLLRKILLF encoded by the exons ATGACGACACCCATGGCCTCGCTCGACCCCTcgctcgccaccgccgccgccaggccgcgcctcgccgccctcccgccgccctccgccgcggCCGCGCTGCTGGTACCGCGGAGTGGCGCCCTCCTCccggcaaggcggcggcggagcggcaGGTTCTCGTGCCGCGCGGGGTCCGCCCCCTCGGAGAT AACAAAGGAGAAAAACAGAGCCGATCCTTCAAAGTCGGGTTCGGTGCTGCTCCAGGTTTGTTTACAGCACCAGGTTAAGTATGGTGAGCATGTTGGTATCATAGGTTCAGCAAAGGAGCTTGGGGCATGGAAGCAACACGTCAAACTGGATTGGTCAGAGGATGGCTGGGTCTGCCAGCTGGAGCTCCCTGGCGAAGCAGCTGTGGAGTTCAAGTTTGTGATAGTTTCCAAAGGGGGAAATGACAAGACGTGGGAGGGTGGTGACAACCGTGCCATTCAGCTGCCAAAAGGTGGTACACTTGATATAGTGTGCAACTGGGATAAGACAGAAGAGCCTTTAGGTCCTTCGGGAACACCAAAGGTTgatagagcacccaaacatgcTGCTCCGCAAACGGTTGGAGATGTTTCAGCTGCCAATTTAGCACCAGAGACTGACTCGAGCTCATTTGGTGGGCAATGGCAAGGTAGCGAAGCTGTTTTCATGAGGTCAAATGAGCATGGGAATAAGTCGAGTGACAGGATGTGGGATACAGCTGGGCTAGGTGGAATGGCACTGAAATTGGTCGAGGGTGATAAATCATCTAAGAACTGGTGGCAGAAG TTAGATCTTGTTCGTCGGCTTGTGTCAGAACCTGTTGATGATCAAAGTAGATTGGAGGCTCTTATATGCTCTGCTATTTATTTAAAG TGGATTTATACAGGTCAGATATCTTGTTCCGAAGATGGCGGTCACTACCGACCCAACAAACATGCTGAGATATCGAGGCAAATTTTCCGTGAACTTGAAAAGATGTACTACACAAAAGGCATATCACCTGAG GATGTGCTTGTGATTCGCAAGATTCATCCTTGTTTACCTTCGTTTAAGTCGGAGTTTACTGCCACTGTCCCTCTAACACGAATTCGTGATATTGCTCATCGCAATGACATCCCACATGAGCTCAAG CAAGAAATCAAGCATACCATACAAAACAAGCTTCACCGAAGTGCTGGCCCTGAGGATCTTGTTGCTACAGAAGCCATGCTTACTAGGATTACAAAGAATCCTGGAGAATACAATGGCGCTTTTGTCGAACAATTCCAAATATTTTATAGCGAACTAAAAGACTTCTTTAATGCCGGCAG CTTGTTTGAACAACTGGAATCCATCAAGGAGTCTTTGAATGATTCTGGCTTAGAAGCATTGTCATCATTTGTCAAAACCAAACAG AGTTTGGACCAAGTGGATGCTGCGAACATTCAAGTTGTGATGAAGACcttgcagtcattgtcttcattGAGATCAGTTCTAATGAAGGGCCTTGAAAGTGGCCTTAGAAATGATGCGACTGATGCCGGTATAGCAATGCGACAAAAG TGGCGCCTTTGTGAGATTGGTCTTGAGGATTATTCTTTTGTTTTGTTAAGCAG ATATATCAATGGTCTTGAAGCTTCAGGTGGATCAGCTTCACTTGCACAATGTGTGGCTGGAAATACAAGTGTATGGGACGATACCCTTGATGCCCTTATTATTGGCGTCAATCAAGTTGGCTTTTCAGGTTGGAAGCCAGAGGAATGCATTGCCATAGGGAACGAGCTTCTTTCTTGGAAGAAGGAAGGTCTATGTGAAAGTGAAG GCAGTGAAGATGGCAAGTATATTTGGGCACTAAGACTTAAAGCTACACTTGATAGAGCAAGGAGATTAACGGAAGAGTATTCTGAAGCACTTCTTTCTGTATTCCCTGAAAATGTCAAG GTCCTTGGGAATGCCCTTGGAATACCAGAGAACAGTGTGAGAACTTACACCGAGGCTGAAATTCGTGCTGG TGTTATTTTTCAGGTCTCCAAACTTTGCACTGTACTTTTGAAAGCTGTTCGAGTAGTAATTGGATCGTCCGGCTGGGATGTTCTTGTTCCTGGAGTAGCCCATGGAGCCCTGATACAGGTATCTTCTGGAACTATGCAGGAAAGCAGAAAGATTCTTGCGATAAGCTTCCGTATGTTTTGCTGCCATGTTGGCATGATGTTGTTACTTAGGAAAATACTACTGTTTTGA
- the LOC125525944 gene encoding cysteine-rich receptor-like protein kinase 25 produces MALYDESVDPAPLSLPLLKAITKNFSQGQQIGTGGFGEVYKGELRNGTVAVKKLYSAIVIDEKNFQSEVDSLLGVKHKNTVRFLGYCSDTQQVMDKFNGVTVWAEQRQRLLCFEFLPKGSLADYITDPSAGLLWETRYKIIKGICEGVHYLHQQHIIHMDLKPQNILLDGNMMPKVADFGQSRRLSEDQSRTITQHIVGSWRYCAPEFIGSGVITKKNDIYGLGVIFLEVLTGCKGTDKVEDVLESWMNVLETTQGHHIPLEQVKLCAEIGIQCMNDDPKNRPTTWDVILMLFDEEEISNWSARGVVRSASITQEMPLIAKLEYEMKLMNLYGRPFLPKRVSALKRIEEASTKTIHLGFTDSKILDIHPLKLQFGFEAGKRTSCPLSLTSKADQYVLFSIIPEFKDMYSCEENELVHPMSTCDVSITLVEQQQRPLKMIYILMITSESKSALDNFMTSISWDDMMEEVDLPQRVEELGCQMHVAMVTGAVCPQSSTAITPKIIVTEEFKSTTTMDVHPTEPWILVVENLRQVSIWDYQTQSHRE; encoded by the exons ATGGCACTATATGATGAAAGCGTGGATCCAGCCCCCCTGTCGCTGCCACTTTTGAAGGCCATCACAAAGAATTTCTCTCAAGGTCAACAAATCGGCACTGGAGGGTTTGGAGAAGTTTACAAG GGAGAGCTTCGAAATGGGACGGTCGCCGTAAAGAAGCTTTACAGCGCAATTGTCATTGATGAGAAGAATTTCCAAAGTGAGGTTGATTCTCTCTTAGGGGTCAAGCACAAGAACACAGTACGGTTTCTAGGATACTGTTCCGATACTCAACAAGTAATGGACAAATTCAACGGAGTAACTGTCtgggcagaacaacggcagagaTTGCTCTGCTTTGAGTTCCTACCAAAAGGAAGCCTCGCCGACTATATTACAG ATCCATCTGCTGGACTTCTGTGGGAAACACGATATAAGATTATTAAGGGCATTTGCGAAGGTGTACATTATCTTCATCAGCAGCATATCATTCACATGGATCTAAAGCCCCAAAATATACTACTAGATGGTAATATGATGCCCAAAGTTGCGGACTTTGGTCAATCAAGGCGCCTAAGTGAAGATCAAAGCCGGACCATCACACAACACATAGTTGGATCATG GAGATATTGTGCACCGGAATTCATAGGAAGCGGAGTAATAACAAAAAAAAATGACATATATGGTCTAGGTGTTATTTTTCTAGAGGTGCTGACGGGGTGTAAAGGGACTGACAAAGTTGAGGAT GTACTTGAAAGTTGGATGAACGTGCTTGAAACAACGCAAGGGCACCATATACCGCTCGAACAAGTAAAATTATGTGCTGAGATAGGGATACAATGCATGAACGATGATCCAAAGAATAGGCCTACTACATGGGATGTCATCCTCATGCTCTTTGATGAAGAAGAAATTTCAAACTGGTCTGCCAGAGGTGTCGTAAGGAGTGCATCTATAACACAG GAAATGCCTCTCATTGCCAAGTTGGAGTATGagatgaagttgatgaatttgtATGGACGGCCATTCTTACCGAAGCGAGTTAGTGCACTCAAGAGAATAGAAGAGGCAAGCACTAAG ACAATACACCTTGGGTTTACGGATAGTAAGATCCTGGATATCCACCCTCTCAAGCTCCAATTTGGCTTCGAGGCCGGCAAGCGAACCAGTTGCCCGTTGAGCCTAACCAGCAAGGCAGATCAGTATGTTCTCTTTAGCATTATACCGGAGTTCAAGGATATGTACTCGTGTGAAGAGAATGAACTTGTGCATCCAATGTCCACTTGTGACGTCAGCATCACATTGGTGGAGCAACAGCAGCGACCGCTAAAGATGATATATATACTGATGATTACGTCTGAGAGCAAGTCTGCGCTCGACAATTTCATGACATCCATTAGCTGGGATGATATGATGGAAGAGGTGGATTTACCGCAGCGAGTTGAGGAGCTGGGGTGCCAGATGCATGTGGCGATGGTGACGGGTGCAGTCTGCCCACAAAGTTCAACGGCAATAACCCCCAAG ATTATAGTCACCGAGGAATTTAAGTCAACCACTACGATGGATGTACATCCAACGGAACCATG GATTTTGGTAGTTGAGAACTTAAGGCAAGTTTCCATTTGGGACTACCAGACACAGTCACACAG AGAGTAG